One Clavelina lepadiformis chromosome 1, kaClaLepa1.1, whole genome shotgun sequence genomic region harbors:
- the LOC143456445 gene encoding uncharacterized protein LOC143456445: MPSLSNIVNSNQIAVQSHFNSAFSATSTLGSLLVAAIARARGKRSTANETHSKPSDAIEGSMSRMPVRSWRKPGSDRKSESHDAGKESLPQRLSEESMPVVHDRLPDLSLWNKIDEDLREKETKMKTEDNVQQKPTKVHTKTTRKVRRSRTSTLKDEKGSSKSLSRRKRQIVGLAELGSVIYFQLYCSTGFHIQLLQNGRVTGTRSNNDKFAILEFISIGIGLIRIRGVESGLFLNMNNKGRLYGTRNVTAEGIFEENLEENKYNTYSAIRSRHHNKRSCYLTIGKNGRPRPGCRTSEKHKFSHFLRREVDQDINPYPFQGAHY; this comes from the exons ATGCCTTCGTTGAGCAATATTGTTAACAGCAACCAAATTGCTGTACAAAGTCATTTTAATTCAGCTTTTTCGGCAACAAGCACATTGGGATCGCTACTTGTCGCGGCAATAGCCCGAGCGAGAGGCAAACGATCGACGGCAAACGAAACGCATTCAAAGCCGTCAGACGCCATAGAGGGTTCGATGTCGCGCATGCCTGTAAGAAGTTGGAGGAAACCTGGTTCAGATAGGAAGAGTGAGTCTCATGATGCTGGCAAAGAATCCTTACCCCAGCGGCTCTCGGAAGAGTCCATGCCGGTGGTTCACGACCGTCTTCCCGATCTATCACTGTGGAATAAAATTGACGAAGACCTTCGAGAAAAAGAAACGAAAATGAAAACCGAAGATAATGTGCAACAGAAACCAACAAAAGTTCACACCAAAACAACAAGAAAGGTTAGAAGAAGCCGGACTTCAACGCTAAAGGACGAAAAGGGCTCCTCGAAATCTTTATCGAGAAGAAAACGACAAATCGTTGGTTTAGCCGAACTGGGCAGCGTCATTTACTTTCAGCTGTATTGCTCCACGGGTTTTCACATTCAACTTCTGCAAAATGGTCGAGTCACAGGAACCCGTAGCAACAATGACAAATTCG CAATCCTCGAATTTATTTCAATCGGGATCGGTCTGATCAGAATAAGAGGGGTTGAAAGCGGACTTTTTCTCAATATGAACAACAAGGGACGACTGTACGGCACG AGGAACGTTACTGCGGAGGGAATCTTTGAAGAAAACCTTGAAGAGAATAAATACAACACGTACTCCGCCATCAGGTCAAGGCATCACAATAAACGATCCTGCTACCTCACCATCGGCAAGAACGGAAGGCCAAGACCGGGATGCAGAACAAGCGAGAAACACAAATTCAGTCACTTCCTCCGCCGGGAGGTAGACCAGGACATAAACCCGTACCCCTTTCAGGGTGCGCATTACTAG
- the LOC143456360 gene encoding 4-hydroxybenzoate polyprenyltransferase, mitochondrial-like isoform X1, with translation MSLFVRLLEKSMFKHAMTSHKFMQAPKAWCNNARSLSCSNPASYGAAKRNLFMTNLKPWLKLTSIANLHTSHCCNNKPTKQFKKPVKDVPILSSFYEKRSQFEDKVENFFQRYTAKTFVDMAPEHIKPYLQLNRLDKPIGTLLLYFPCVYSICLATPSGELPSLYYLGLFGIGAMLMRGSGCIINDLWDRDLDKHVERTKDRPIASRKISGNDALKALAVQLTLSLGILLSLNSTCIMIGFASMILVVLYPLAKRFMSTPQAVLGLTFNIGAIMGFPAVTGYIDWTIVGPLYISCFFWTMYYDTIYGFQDVLDDPKAGIKSVPLLFMKDSADELKEKALPDRLEELKQQQHRIITFLSTAAIMHFVFIYVAGLPRFLDGPFILALIISGVKYAEQLYFLNVASRASCWAAFDMNRWFGVILSLGIITAIWLQPKRKKVQPENSAN, from the exons ATGTCGCTATTTGTGAGATTGCTGGAGAAAAGTATGTTTAAACATgcgatgacgtcacacaaATTTATGCAAGCTCCAAAAGCCTGGTGTAACAATGCGAGGTCTCTCAGTTGTAGTAATCCTGCAAGTTATGGAGCAGCGAAACGGAACTTATTTATGACCAATCTTAAGCCTTGGTTGAAGCTCACTTCCATAGCAAATCTTCATACTTCACATTGTTGTAACAATAAACCaaccaaacaatttaaaaagccAGTTAAAGATGTTCCTATTCTATCATCTTTTTATGAAAAACGAAGCCAATTTGAAGATaaagttgaaaacttttttcaacgTTACACTGCTAAGACATTTGTTGACATGGCACCAGAACATATAAAGCCTTATCTGCAGTTAAACAGGTTAGATAAACCAATTGGAACATTATTGCTTTACTTTCCATGCGTTTACAGCATTTGCCTCGCAACTCCATCTGGGGAATTACCAAGTTTATATTATCTGG GGTTGTTTGGCATCGGCGCTATGCTTATGCGTGGATCCGGTTGTATCATAAATGATTTGTGGGATCGTGACCTTGACAAGCATGTGGAAAGAACTAAAGATAGGCCAATTGCATCTAGAAAAATAAGTGGAAACGACGCTCTGAAAGCTCTTGCGGTTCAGCTTACACTGTCTCTGGGCATACTTTTGTCACTTAATTCTACTTG TATCATGATTGGTTTCGCATCGATGATCCTAGTTGTTCTCTATCCACTTGCAAAGCGATTTATGTCTACTCCCCAAGCAGTTTTGGGCTTGACCTTCAACATAGGAGCAATCATGGGGTTCCCTGCTGTAACTGGTTACATTGACTGGACAATAGTTGGACCTTTGTACATCAGCTGTTTTTTTTGGACAATGTACTATGATACCATTTATGGATTCCAG GATGTTTTGGATGATCCAAAAGCAGGTATTAAGTCGGTGCCTCTCTTGTTCATGAAAGATAGTGCCGATGAATTAAAAGAAAAGGCTTTACCGGACCG ACTGGAGGAGTTAAAGCAACAGCAGCATAGAATCATTACATTTCTATCAACTGCAGCCATCATGCATTTTGTCTTCATTTATGTTGCCGGCTTACCAAGATTCCTTGATGGACCATTTATCCTTGCGCTTATTATAAGTGGGGTAAAGTATGCAGAACAG CTTTACTTTCTAAATGTAGCCAGTCGTGCATCATGTTGGGCTGCCTTTGACATGAACCGATGGTTTGGCGTAATACTTTCACTTGGAATTATCACAGCCATCTGGCTGCAGCCGAAAAGAAAGAAAGTTCAACCCGAAAACAGTGCGAATTAA
- the LOC143456360 gene encoding 4-hydroxybenzoate polyprenyltransferase, mitochondrial-like isoform X2 produces MSLFVRLLEKSMFKHAMTSHKFMQAPKAWCNNARSLSCSNPASYGAAKRNLFMTNLKPWLKLTSIANLHTSHCCNNKPTKQFKKPVKDVPILSSFYEKRSQFEDKVENFFQRYTAKTFVDMAPEHIKPYLQLNRLDKPIGTLLLYFPCVYSICLATPSGELPSLYYLGLFGIGAMLMRGSGCIINDLWDRDLDKHVERTKDRPIASRKISGNDALKALAVQLTLSLGILLSLNSTCIMIGFASMILVVLYPLAKRFMSTPQAVLGLTFNIGAIMGFPAVTGYIDWTIVGPLYISCFFWTMYYDTIYGFQDVLDDPKAGIKSVPLLFMKDSADELKEKALPDRLEELKQQQHRIITFLSTAAIMHFVFIYVAGLPRFLDGPFILALIISGVKYAEQLYFLNVASRASCWAAFDMNRWFGVILSLGIITAIWLQPKRKKVQPENKTP; encoded by the exons ATGTCGCTATTTGTGAGATTGCTGGAGAAAAGTATGTTTAAACATgcgatgacgtcacacaaATTTATGCAAGCTCCAAAAGCCTGGTGTAACAATGCGAGGTCTCTCAGTTGTAGTAATCCTGCAAGTTATGGAGCAGCGAAACGGAACTTATTTATGACCAATCTTAAGCCTTGGTTGAAGCTCACTTCCATAGCAAATCTTCATACTTCACATTGTTGTAACAATAAACCaaccaaacaatttaaaaagccAGTTAAAGATGTTCCTATTCTATCATCTTTTTATGAAAAACGAAGCCAATTTGAAGATaaagttgaaaacttttttcaacgTTACACTGCTAAGACATTTGTTGACATGGCACCAGAACATATAAAGCCTTATCTGCAGTTAAACAGGTTAGATAAACCAATTGGAACATTATTGCTTTACTTTCCATGCGTTTACAGCATTTGCCTCGCAACTCCATCTGGGGAATTACCAAGTTTATATTATCTGG GGTTGTTTGGCATCGGCGCTATGCTTATGCGTGGATCCGGTTGTATCATAAATGATTTGTGGGATCGTGACCTTGACAAGCATGTGGAAAGAACTAAAGATAGGCCAATTGCATCTAGAAAAATAAGTGGAAACGACGCTCTGAAAGCTCTTGCGGTTCAGCTTACACTGTCTCTGGGCATACTTTTGTCACTTAATTCTACTTG TATCATGATTGGTTTCGCATCGATGATCCTAGTTGTTCTCTATCCACTTGCAAAGCGATTTATGTCTACTCCCCAAGCAGTTTTGGGCTTGACCTTCAACATAGGAGCAATCATGGGGTTCCCTGCTGTAACTGGTTACATTGACTGGACAATAGTTGGACCTTTGTACATCAGCTGTTTTTTTTGGACAATGTACTATGATACCATTTATGGATTCCAG GATGTTTTGGATGATCCAAAAGCAGGTATTAAGTCGGTGCCTCTCTTGTTCATGAAAGATAGTGCCGATGAATTAAAAGAAAAGGCTTTACCGGACCG ACTGGAGGAGTTAAAGCAACAGCAGCATAGAATCATTACATTTCTATCAACTGCAGCCATCATGCATTTTGTCTTCATTTATGTTGCCGGCTTACCAAGATTCCTTGATGGACCATTTATCCTTGCGCTTATTATAAGTGGGGTAAAGTATGCAGAACAG CTTTACTTTCTAAATGTAGCCAGTCGTGCATCATGTTGGGCTGCCTTTGACATGAACCGATGGTTTGGCGTAATACTTTCACTTGGAATTATCACAGCCATCTGGCTGCAGCCGAAAAGAAAGAAAGTTCAACCCGAAAACA AGACACCATGA
- the LOC143456334 gene encoding uncharacterized protein LOC143456334 isoform X1: MHGSSDGTKSTFKVFGNIFISFIGAGVLGLPYAFKEASILEGILIMSLVGYLSVCAMMLLIDCKDFMQSHKLSRTLQSREAWSDDISQTTSLIANGSPGSSADLEEAKFNSNEQKSKDKNNRDIGYGDVGYYAYGQSGSALVDVAIIVSQTGFCCAYLIFIIENMAQYISSSNQMGGLNVQKLILASLLLPLCFLCFLRHLHKLAVFSLFADFANIFAYSIVFWFDFEEKHTVSVHPKEMDLTGFPFFAGMAVYCYEGAGMILSLESSMAVEVRSKFRPIFKGAMLLITTLYIVFGICGYLSFGSDTNQIITLNLPKGVFPLLVKMCLCFSLFFTYPVMMFPVIQIIEKRCGSTFSSFMAGNLLRAGMVMVTGLIVLIIPSFSTLMSLVGATFCSLLAFIMPALFHMKIFKSDMTKSKRFLDYTLIFVGMGATIIGTIDSLKRLGIIPEAQEIVSNITSSTSV; this comes from the exons ATGCACGGTTCAAGTGATGGGACAAAAAGCACGTTTAAAgtttttggaaatatttttatttcatttattggAGCCGGAGTCTTAGGTCTTCCATATGCCTTTAAAGAGGCAA GTATCCTGGAAGGTATCTTGATAATGAGTTTAGTGGGATATTTAAG TGTTTGTGCAATGATGCTGCTCATCGATTGCAAGGATTTTATGCAATCTCACAAATTGTCACGCACATTACAGTCGAGGGAAGCTTGGTCCGATGATATTTCACAAACCACCTCCCTCATAGCAAATGGCAGCCCTGGAAGCAGTGCTGACTTGGAagaagcaaaatttaattctAATGAG cAGAAAtcaaaagacaaaaacaacCGTGACATTGGTTATGGTGACGTGGGTTATTATGCATATGGTCAGTCTGGTTCAGCGCTTGTTGATGTCGCTATTATTGTTTCACAAACAG gtTTCTGTTGTGCATATCTCATATTTATCATTGAAAACATGGCCCAGTATATCTCTTCGTCCAATCAAATGGGAGGTTTAAATGTCCAAAAGTTGATTCTGGCATCTCTCCTCCTTCCACTTTGTTTCCTCTGCTTTCTGCGTCACCTTCACAAATTAGCTGTCTTTAG tttgttTGCTGATTTTGCCAACATTTTTGCATATTCCATTGTAttttggtttgattttgaagaaaaacatACAGTTAG TGTTCATCCCAAAGAAATGGATCTCACCGGGTTCCCATTTTTTGCTGGAATGGCAGTTTATTGCTATGAG GGTGCTGGAATGATATTGTCACTTGAATCATCAATGGCTGTTGAAGTTCGTTCAAAGTTTAGACC GATTTTTAAGGGAGCGATGCTGCTTATTACAACTCTGTATATTGTCTTTGGCATATGTGGCTACTTG tctTTTGGATCAGATACAAATCAAATAATCACTTTGAATTTGCCAAAAG GAGTTTTTCCGCTGCTTGTCAAGATgtgtttatgtttttctttattttttacttatccCGTTATGATGTTTCCAGTCATTCAAATCATAGAGAAACGTTGTGGCTCTACCTTTTCATCATTTATGGCTGGG aACTTGCTTCGAGCCGGAATGGTGATGGTCACCGGTCTCATCGTCCTAATCATTCCCTCGTTTTCAACTCTAATGTCGCTTGTAGGTGCCACATTTTGCAGTTTGCTTGCTTTTATCATGCCTGCTTTATTTcatatgaaaatttttaaaag TGACATGACTAAAAGTAAGCGCTTTTTGGACTACACCCTCATATTTGTTGGAATGGGCGC aacAATAATTGGTACAATAGACTCTTTGAAAAGACTCGGGATTATACCGGAAGCACAGGAAATTGTCAGCAATATAACTTCTTCAACATCTGTCTGA
- the LOC143456334 gene encoding uncharacterized protein LOC143456334 isoform X2, with translation MHGSSDGTKSTFKVFGNIFISFIGAGVLGLPYAFKEASILEGILIMSLVGYLSVCAMMLLIDCKDFMQSHKLSRTLQSREAWSDDISQTTSLIANGSPGSSADLEEAKFNSNEKSKDKNNRDIGYGDVGYYAYGQSGSALVDVAIIVSQTGFCCAYLIFIIENMAQYISSSNQMGGLNVQKLILASLLLPLCFLCFLRHLHKLAVFSLFADFANIFAYSIVFWFDFEEKHTVSVHPKEMDLTGFPFFAGMAVYCYEGAGMILSLESSMAVEVRSKFRPIFKGAMLLITTLYIVFGICGYLSFGSDTNQIITLNLPKGVFPLLVKMCLCFSLFFTYPVMMFPVIQIIEKRCGSTFSSFMAGNLLRAGMVMVTGLIVLIIPSFSTLMSLVGATFCSLLAFIMPALFHMKIFKSDMTKSKRFLDYTLIFVGMGATIIGTIDSLKRLGIIPEAQEIVSNITSSTSV, from the exons ATGCACGGTTCAAGTGATGGGACAAAAAGCACGTTTAAAgtttttggaaatatttttatttcatttattggAGCCGGAGTCTTAGGTCTTCCATATGCCTTTAAAGAGGCAA GTATCCTGGAAGGTATCTTGATAATGAGTTTAGTGGGATATTTAAG TGTTTGTGCAATGATGCTGCTCATCGATTGCAAGGATTTTATGCAATCTCACAAATTGTCACGCACATTACAGTCGAGGGAAGCTTGGTCCGATGATATTTCACAAACCACCTCCCTCATAGCAAATGGCAGCCCTGGAAGCAGTGCTGACTTGGAagaagcaaaatttaattctAATGAG AAAtcaaaagacaaaaacaacCGTGACATTGGTTATGGTGACGTGGGTTATTATGCATATGGTCAGTCTGGTTCAGCGCTTGTTGATGTCGCTATTATTGTTTCACAAACAG gtTTCTGTTGTGCATATCTCATATTTATCATTGAAAACATGGCCCAGTATATCTCTTCGTCCAATCAAATGGGAGGTTTAAATGTCCAAAAGTTGATTCTGGCATCTCTCCTCCTTCCACTTTGTTTCCTCTGCTTTCTGCGTCACCTTCACAAATTAGCTGTCTTTAG tttgttTGCTGATTTTGCCAACATTTTTGCATATTCCATTGTAttttggtttgattttgaagaaaaacatACAGTTAG TGTTCATCCCAAAGAAATGGATCTCACCGGGTTCCCATTTTTTGCTGGAATGGCAGTTTATTGCTATGAG GGTGCTGGAATGATATTGTCACTTGAATCATCAATGGCTGTTGAAGTTCGTTCAAAGTTTAGACC GATTTTTAAGGGAGCGATGCTGCTTATTACAACTCTGTATATTGTCTTTGGCATATGTGGCTACTTG tctTTTGGATCAGATACAAATCAAATAATCACTTTGAATTTGCCAAAAG GAGTTTTTCCGCTGCTTGTCAAGATgtgtttatgtttttctttattttttacttatccCGTTATGATGTTTCCAGTCATTCAAATCATAGAGAAACGTTGTGGCTCTACCTTTTCATCATTTATGGCTGGG aACTTGCTTCGAGCCGGAATGGTGATGGTCACCGGTCTCATCGTCCTAATCATTCCCTCGTTTTCAACTCTAATGTCGCTTGTAGGTGCCACATTTTGCAGTTTGCTTGCTTTTATCATGCCTGCTTTATTTcatatgaaaatttttaaaag TGACATGACTAAAAGTAAGCGCTTTTTGGACTACACCCTCATATTTGTTGGAATGGGCGC aacAATAATTGGTACAATAGACTCTTTGAAAAGACTCGGGATTATACCGGAAGCACAGGAAATTGTCAGCAATATAACTTCTTCAACATCTGTCTGA